From Hylaeus volcanicus isolate JK05 chromosome 2, UHH_iyHylVolc1.0_haploid, whole genome shotgun sequence, the proteins below share one genomic window:
- the LOC128872891 gene encoding putative inositol monophosphatase 3 isoform X2, which produces MHIRMSVRMRRTVCCGIVMLLSVFYLYTNRNLYTNVRDKNVSLKLLLAAAIKAAELGGSEVIAVHDQVKFEIESKGETKEGVNDPVTEADYRSHCAMYHSLVEAFPGVTVISEETSKDCDKVTVSDVKDSINNLIDYNIKDEIVNTNDITIWIDPLDATKEFTENLLQYVTTMVCVAFKGKPIIGVVYKPFETKQNSSLFWTWTNHGISRNLQVLPKLEDDKPPILIVSQSHAGQVHNVSKIAFGKGYKFLEVASGNVSAYVHMTAIKKWDICAGTAILTALGGMVTQLFDQQIIGFGPNDSKVLTQGLLSTMSNHAWYLDKFSNI; this is translated from the exons ATGCATATCAGAATGAGTGTACGTATGAGAAGAACAGTTTGCTGCGGAATCGTGATGTTGTTGAGTGTATTTTACTTGTATACAAATCGAAACCTGTACACAAATGTACGTGACAAAAATGTCTCGTTAAAGTTACTTCTTGCTGCTGCTATAAAAGCAGCCGAACTTGGCGGTTCCGAAGTAATAGCGGTACACGATCAAGTCAAATTTGAGATAGAGAGCAAAGGTGAAACAAAGGAAG GTGTGAATGATCCAGTCACAGAAGCAGATTACAGGTCGCACTGTGCTATGTACCATTCTTTGGTAGAGGCATTTCCCGGTGTAACAGTAATATCAGAGGAAACATCAAAAGATTGTGATAAAGTTACTGTGTCGGATGTAAAAGActctattaataatttaatcgattATAATATTAAGGACGAAATTGTGAATACAAATGACATTACAATTTGGATCGATCCCCTTGATGCAACTAAAGAATTTACAG aaaatttgttGCAATACGTTACAACAATGGTCTGTGTTGCTTTTAAAGGAAAGCCTATAATAGGTGTTGTATATAAGCcatttgaaacaaaacaaaactccAGTTTGTTTTGGACGTGGACCAATCATGGAATATCACGAAATTTACAAGTACTACCAAAG tTGGAAGATGACAAACCACCGATTTTAATTGTATCGCAATCGCATGCTGGCCAAGTTCACAATGTTAGCAAAATTGCATTTGGTAAAG GCTACAAATTTTTAGAAGTTGCAAGCGGTAATGTATCTGCGTACGTTCACATGACAGCCATAAAAAAGTGGGATATCTGTGCAGGAACCGCGATCCTTACCGCTCTTGGGGGTATGGTTACGCAATTGTTCGACCAGCAAATTATAGGTTTCGGCCCCAATGATTCCAAAGTACTTACACAGGGTCTTCTATCTACTATGAGTAATCATGCTTggtatttagataaattttcaaatatctaa
- the LOC128872890 gene encoding cell growth-regulating nucleolar protein, whose amino-acid sequence MVVFTCNNCGETLQKPKVAKHYEFQCRTAPFLTCVDCFKDFRGEEYIAHTKCITEAQRYGGKDYVPKAGTNKGERKQQEWINIVNNILNSKVNLSNAERSFLNTLSKYENIPRKKGKFLNFVKNALGHKTNPEVVEKVWNIMETAYKNNLQATPEKQEQENGKIDRKADDEKDIIENQENSVIENQNNENICKENQTEGEQNGINESHTTDNGIANNVSKKKKSKKRMLSETVEEKIVEPISNKKSESVVKEQLEESIPKKKSKSTVLSESSNNQCDNTTEKSTFDWKGAILDVVRSKGEISLKRLQKKVISRYMNFCSNTVTNEKASTKFNKKLKKVSEIVISDEKVKLV is encoded by the exons ATGGTCGTGTTTACTTGTAACAATTGCGGTGAAACGTTACAAAAGCCAAAAGTAGCAAAACACTATGAATTTCAGTGTCGCACCGCGCCTTTTTTAACATGCGTCGACTGTTTCAAAGATTTtcg aggAGAGGAATATATAGCTCACACAAAATGTATAACAGAGGCTCAACGATACGGAGGAAAAGATTATGTTCCAAAAGCAGGAACAAATAAGGGCGAACGAAAACAACAAGAATGGatcaatattgtaaataatatactgAATAGCAAGGTAAATTTGTCGAATGCGGAACgaagttttttaaatacgttGTCGAAATACGAGAATATTCCACGAAAGAAAGGGAAGTTTTTAAACTTTGTAAAGAATGCTTTGGGTCACAAAACAAATCCAGAAGTAGTTGAGAAAGTTTGGAATATAATGGAAACTgcttataaaaacaatttacaagCTACACCAGAAAAGCAGGAACAGGAAAATG GGAAAATAGATCGTAAGGCAGATGATGAAAaagatataattgaaaatcagGAAAATAGTGTTATTGAAAaccaaaataatgaaaacatatGCAAAGAAAATCAAACTGAAGGTGAACAAAATGGAATCAATGAATCTCATACCACTGATAATGGTATAGCTAATAATgttagtaaaaagaaaaaatcaaagaagaGAATGTTATCTGAAACAGTGgaggaaaaaattgtagaacCTATTTCCAATAAGAAAAGTGAAAGTGTAGTCAAAGAACAGCTGGAAGAATCGATtcctaaaaagaaaagtaaaagtacTGTACTCTCTGAGTCATCAAATAATCAATGTGATAATACCACAGAAAAGTCAACCTTTGATTGGAAAGGTGCCATCTTGGATGTGGTTCGAAGTAAGGGAGAAATTTCACTAaaaagattacaaaaaaaagtcatttcgcgatacatgaatttttgttcgaatacaGTGACAAATGAAAAAGCATCCaccaaatttaataaaaaattaaagaaagtatcAGAAATAGTCATTTCTGATGAGAAAGTGAAACTAGTATAG
- the LOC128872891 gene encoding putative inositol monophosphatase 3 isoform X1 has protein sequence MHIRMSVRMRRTVCCGIVMLLSVFYLYTNRNLYTNVRDKNVSLKLLLAAAIKAAELGGSEVIAVHDQVKFEIESKGETKEGVNDPVTEADYRSHCAMYHSLVEAFPGVTVISEETSKDCDKVTVSDVKDSINNLIDYNIKDEIVNTNDITIWIDPLDATKEFTENLLQYVTTMVCVAFKGKPIIGVVYKPFETKQNSSLFWTWTNHGISRNLQVLPKLEDDKPPILIVSQSHAGQVHNVSKIAFGKGIEIVSAAGAGYKFLEVASGNVSAYVHMTAIKKWDICAGTAILTALGGMVTQLFDQQIIGFGPNDSKVLTQGLLSTMSNHAWYLDKFSNI, from the exons ATGCATATCAGAATGAGTGTACGTATGAGAAGAACAGTTTGCTGCGGAATCGTGATGTTGTTGAGTGTATTTTACTTGTATACAAATCGAAACCTGTACACAAATGTACGTGACAAAAATGTCTCGTTAAAGTTACTTCTTGCTGCTGCTATAAAAGCAGCCGAACTTGGCGGTTCCGAAGTAATAGCGGTACACGATCAAGTCAAATTTGAGATAGAGAGCAAAGGTGAAACAAAGGAAG GTGTGAATGATCCAGTCACAGAAGCAGATTACAGGTCGCACTGTGCTATGTACCATTCTTTGGTAGAGGCATTTCCCGGTGTAACAGTAATATCAGAGGAAACATCAAAAGATTGTGATAAAGTTACTGTGTCGGATGTAAAAGActctattaataatttaatcgattATAATATTAAGGACGAAATTGTGAATACAAATGACATTACAATTTGGATCGATCCCCTTGATGCAACTAAAGAATTTACAG aaaatttgttGCAATACGTTACAACAATGGTCTGTGTTGCTTTTAAAGGAAAGCCTATAATAGGTGTTGTATATAAGCcatttgaaacaaaacaaaactccAGTTTGTTTTGGACGTGGACCAATCATGGAATATCACGAAATTTACAAGTACTACCAAAG tTGGAAGATGACAAACCACCGATTTTAATTGTATCGCAATCGCATGCTGGCCAAGTTCACAATGTTAGCAAAATTGCATTTGGTAAAGGTATCGAGATTGTTTCTGCAGCTGGTGCTG GCTACAAATTTTTAGAAGTTGCAAGCGGTAATGTATCTGCGTACGTTCACATGACAGCCATAAAAAAGTGGGATATCTGTGCAGGAACCGCGATCCTTACCGCTCTTGGGGGTATGGTTACGCAATTGTTCGACCAGCAAATTATAGGTTTCGGCCCCAATGATTCCAAAGTACTTACACAGGGTCTTCTATCTACTATGAGTAATCATGCTTggtatttagataaattttcaaatatctaa